Part of the Xenopus laevis strain J_2021 chromosome 2S, Xenopus_laevis_v10.1, whole genome shotgun sequence genome is shown below.
AGTCAGTGTAAATACTTTGGGGATATAACCATGCAGGGAATGGCTAGGAGTGCAGGAAAGAAGTGACCTTTTCCAttgaccttaaaggaattgtttagtataaaaataaaaactgtgtaaatagataggctgtgcaaaataaaaaatgtttctaatatagttagttaggcaaacatgtaatgtataaaggctggagtgaccttctgtgtgtaacataatagccagaacactactttctgcttttcagctctcttggtttacactgactggttaccctgtttaccaagcaataaccaatcagagacttggggggggggcacatgggtcatagctgctacttttgaatctgagctgaatgatgaggatcaattgcaaactcactgaacagatatgtcccatgtggctccccttcaagttgctgactagctcagagttagagagctgaaaagcaggaagtagtgttctggctattatgttacacatccagtcactccagactttatacattacatttttgcctaactaactatattagaaacatttttttattttgcacagcctatctatttacccagtttttattttcacactgaactgttcctttagcgTTTCACACATAATATAGAATTGTTTAAAGATACGAACAATTTGATTTTGTTTGCTTGAGTGTGAGTATTCTGATTGGTCATTCACCAAAAATGAATAAGCAATTtacacaaataaacaaacaaacctgCAATCACGGCATGTTTATAAAGTAAAATGGGGCTAATAACTCTCCGATTATTGCAACTGGGTGTCCAATGTTTGATGACATTGTATCCTACCTGGGGAAAACATGGATGAACTTTTGAGTGAGCTATTGACAGTCTtactttaaagtagaactaaccccccaataagaaaagcccctacctagtaCCCTAGATAATTTCCCCTCATATAGTtggttacccctgaaagtgtccatAACACTTTGCtcacgtatcggtgcagagtaagcgcaatggagctcatgggcgcctgAAATTGTCAAAGAGAAGGAAGAAGTCCCAAAGAagacagaagatggcacccatgtgCTCCACTGGCCTTACTCTGCAAAGATATGTGAGCAAAGTgttaggggcaatttcaggggtaacacAGTATGCGTGGGGAGGAAGCAGGTATGGGGACTTTCTAGCGTAGTAGGTAGGGGCATTTCTTATTGTTGagattaagttctcctttaaagtaagggttttttcagaaatactttttcagttggtttcagatagaaaataaaaggtaattgcaaaaagtctatttctggtgatctatttgTGATGTATCCAATTGAGACACCAGAgacaaactttaaacttcaattttgaaaaaccaataaaaaaggaaagcagttgaaaaaagcgtttatttgtggtgaacaatctaaaaacatctaaactgaaaaaaggaacaataaaacaaaaaaaattagtgttctaaactaatgaaaacataatttagtgctgtgctgcactgataaaactggtgtatttgcttcagaaacaaagctatagtttatataaacaagctgctgtgtagccatgggggcagccgttcaaaactgaaaaatgagaaaaggcacaggatacaccgcaGATAACAGATCTGCTCTGTAGTACATAATGGGATTCtataaagcttatctgttatctactctttgctgtgcctgaatggctgtgcctgaatggctgcccccatgactacacagcatcttttttatataaactgtagttgtgtttctgaagcaaactcactaGTGCAGGGCACCACTATAATATATtggctttcctttaaaacacttttcagtaattttttggtgttactgttcctttacataataacatagtaagttaggttgaaaaaaagacacacgtccatcaagttcaaccttttaactctattttaacctgcgtAACTGATAGTtaatccagatgaaggcaaaaaaaaacatttgaagcctttccaattttcctcagagggggaaaaaaattccttcttcactgatcaacttgtactgtgagctatcttccataaccctgtattccctcatctgctaaaaagccatccaaccccttcttaaagctatctaatgtatcagccagtacgactgattcaggtagagaattaACCCTAAAACACTGGACATTTACCATTTCTCTCTTCCAGAttataattacagtataattgTAGCATACAGTGGAGCTATTTGCTACACTTATTGAAATCAGATCACAATATTTCACTTTAAAGGAAATCAATACTCCCAAAATGCTTATATATTTagaggggaactccacaaaaacataatttaagctttttgaaaagtaaacataattccaagcaacttttcaatatacatcatttaaaaaatgtgcagacttttcatgatttttaatggtttctgatagtTCTCTAAGCCTAGTCCAAtactgatctctctgactactttgctgagctggctgactactgttactttgtatcaacagccagctgtcctcagcctgcattctccaaaccccacaatttctTGCATACGTGACTTCAacaaggaacggaacatcacagtgcaatgcattgtgggttatgtagttcctgcatgctatcTGTAAGTTGTGGCAAAGTTGTTAcagtttgtaacatcagtgttttagtccctccttaactgccaggatttcaaatgatgcagaaatagtAGAACTGTTAAACAGATGGATTCCAgcaaagaaaatggcatttattcatactttttgaagaaacaggtaactgtgatggatatattaggggtttctgtgttatgtgggcctctttatcagatttttggtttggaagccagagttcccctttaagtaaatagtaccctttacatctcttgccttgaaccaccatttggtgatggtctcTTTGCTGCTTGAAAGATCACCtaaccgcagctctaactgtaaaagaaagaagtgtggaagcaaaagacataactctgtctgtttattgggtcaagacctaacatgtatggtttgtttgtctgCACTGTGAATTCTAGGATCCCAGGGagcgacccttattttttaaaatggcacgtGACACATACTACAGTACTAAAAAAGTGTGTTGTTATGAAAACCGAAGCGATCCAtatgccatcccgcctgcgattcacattcttgccggcgggaaggcatttcggggagattagtcgcccaaagaagagtttatttgttgctgggcgactaatctgcctgaatccgcacatgtgccaccaccctgcTGGTGGCacatgggttgttttctctgctgaTGTAGATATGCCAGGGTATGTACAACTCCCATGCCTAGTTGCATGGTGCAATCCTTTAATCATGATAGAAGCAGACATGATGGACAGGTTTTATGTTGTTGTAGAAGAAAGACCTTTAGCGACCCCCTTTTGTACATGTAGGTTGGGAATAGCCAATAAAATGTCAGTACACCCAACTAAGCATAGCAATGAACTAGAAAGGAAAATAATGTATAGGTTATAAAAGGGTGTGTGGCACACTTCAGCTTATAAATGGAGTTGTCCCAGTTAGTTCAAAAAGTGTGTACAATATAGGTAACTTTAGGTAATTTAGCATGCTTCTTAAGAGGATCTGATTTAATTCTGATGTCCGCTggttgttgcataaaaaaaagttagcccTAGAAACTTACCATTTAAAagtgacatttaaaggggatgtaaatgcaaaaaaataaaatcccatttttactttctataatgaaaaagaaaccatctccaatatactttttttttttttaattcaagtatttTTCTTGGAGCAGCACAAAAAAGTCAATACAAATTTACAATGATATCATAACCATATGCATATGAGATGCACATATAGCGTGATCAAGTACAGCAGTAGGTCATGACATTGGAATCCAGAATGTGAGAATATAATAGGATGCAGTAAGCATGCAGAGTACATTTAttcatctccaatatactttaattaaaaatgtgttctgtttttaTAAGTTTGTATGTGAAGTGGTGAAGAGACCGCGCTTTGTAGAAATATCTAAGCAGCACCTCTGGTATGTGGATCCACTGGTCCACGTGtgtaatcaaaaattcaaatagggTATGGTGCGCTGAGACAACAGTATATCTGTCCCAAAatctgaaaagagaaaaatatgcCTGATCGTCAAGGATCTCCCTGTTTATGGATGTTCAATCAGGAGCGCTGGGGGAGATGCCGTTCAACCCTCCGCTGGACTGGTGGCGCAGAATCCTCGGACCAACGTATCAGTGCAACCAACAAAAGCACGAAGAGCCTTGGCAGTGTCAGATAAGAAGCCGATACAGCATGTTGAACAGCATCTCCCCCAGCGCTCCTGATTACTGCTTGTATGCGCATCTGTTGCAAGTTAAAGGGGTAAGTGAGGACTGTGCACTGCAGTCCTAAAACTTTACCTACCTTATTGCACTATCCGAAGTTTCTTTCCCTGTAGGCACCATTCACAAAGGAGGCCCGATTTTTCTATTGTGTTGAGAACACTTATTGGCATGAATACCACAAGGAGTTTGTGAGTAGTTATATTCTGCAAGAACGTACGTTTTCTTTTCACAGGCATCAGgcatatttttctcttttcagatTTTGGGACAGATATACTGTTGTCTCAGCGCACCATACCCtatttgaatttctgtttttataagaaacctgactgtacacagtgaaattcccccttcgttttacttgctctgactgctgtggataggaaatttGAGATGGTCCATAAccgctctgcagggaaacgatcatactttcaaaaggcagggggaaggcccccaccttacttcccagaactctagcggctttttttgttttccctgtaaagcagccgttGACCATGTagagcttaacctcccaactgaagcccagaccacactgagcatgtgcaaggtcttgctcttgtaaagatgtttaacatagttacaagatggtgaccccctgtagcaaactttgaaagcataaatcatttattttaataggtgtttggtgcagtaagtttgtttagtataaaaaatacagaatttctagcagtattctattttagacttttcatATAATTTCTGACTAAAGTGTTATTTTCTTGGCTTTACTTTGAAGTTTAAATAGTGTACAACCTTAGCATAAACCTTTATAGCTGTATCTTTAGAAGTTTCCCGAAAGGAATATTGACTTTGCATATTGGAATTAAACATGATCTCCTTCTCAAATTAACAGCACAGCAGCAAAGTATAATGTGACTTGTGAGGAGCTGCTGAGCATGTTAATCAGCAAACTGCCAAAGCAGATTCTGCAAGTCATTCGACATGTATGGAATGAAGAGGGGAAGCACTTGTGTGAGCTCCAAAAGAGTAGAGATCTGCTACCATCTGGAGAGgtaaataaaacatgtatttttaatgttcttcgtgtttatgcaccttttctatatAAGCCCATCAGAACGAACTTATGTCAAAAGGGGTAGGTATATAGTCTCTTTTCCGGGATTACAAGTTTCTGTGGATCAAGTTGCTGCCTATGCCTAAGATTGTAATGATTTGTTCAAAAGCTTAAATTTTAGTATGCATATAAAAGAACAGGTCAGGTAAACACAAGGATTTGTGTAAAAGAAGTCgaaaaaaaatgatgcattgATAACATGCTTGAtgtatttgaaagaaaaatcatttCATAAGGTCTTCTATAGCAAAATAATTCTATACttttaggatttaaaaaaaaaaaaaactttctaaaactGCATACTGTTTGAGATCATTCTTCCAGTACATGGACATTAAACTTATTGACTTAATTTAGTATAATTTAGTTTAAAgaagcattatttattttgcaaagaaCATGGCAATATCAATAACTAAGCTCAATTAGCTAAGCTCAAGCTATTTCTACCATTGCCCTAAATGTTATGTTtgcaatatgtcatttttagataCATTTATCAGTATGCCTTCTATATAATCTAAAGCATTTTGTATAGATTTCAAGCTATTATATCATGTATATCTGAAATACTGTACTATTTTTAAAGGCTCAACATTGATTATGTATCCTCGATCACCACACTGCTAACACTTCCTCAGCTCAAGTAAATCATTTGCCACAGCTCTAGCATTTTGCATTAGGTGCTATTGTATGAGTGAGAAAAGCACAACAGAGCAAGTTCTGGCACTTTTCGCTACCAAGTGTTTCAGTATTGAAAGGGACTTCTCTATTTATATGAAAAACAAGTGGCAGGAGGTTCACGTGCTTCTCCATCAGTTAAAACAACTGGAGGAGAATATGCCCCAAGTATCCTGCATtgtgtataaaaaacaaaaataatacctTGTAAAAATTTCTCATTTAGTTGGCTCATTAGCATGGGTACAGTCATAAATCCATCTTTCAGTCACTTGTTTACTTGGTTCACAAGACATGCTAAGAAAACACTACAGAATGCAGTGGCACACAAGGTTGGACGATTAAAAAGGACTCACAACTGTTAAGGTAAAGAGAAAGGTGAAGTTATCTCATGCACCACACCGGTTGAGAACTTAAACCTaaatttcccaagccacccatggcagctcctcaccaacatgagtattccctgcccctcaggtcactggacaggaaagggttaactccaACACCTTATAATATCTGCTCTACACTGCCCCCACCTTGTCTTTTTCCTTTCCAGGTCACTAGGATGGCTTAccgatttctctctctctctctctctctctctctctctctctctctctctctctctctctctctctctctctctctctctctctctctctctctctctctctctctctctctctctctctctctctctctctctctctctctctctctctctctctctctctctctctctctctctctctctctctctctctctctctctctctctctctctctctctctctctctcttccccccccccccccaccgatGGCTGGGTCATTTTCCACCTAAATTGGCCTACAGTTTAACTGGCCATGCTGTTGGTGGTGACGTGTGGCTCCTTGTATACTGCTTTTTACAGACGCAGTGAGCCAATAGTGCTGTGGCGCTATGTTCCAGAAGCGTGTCATTGGGAGTTCCTCCCAGAGCCAGGCAGCCTTGTGTTTCACCGGCCGAATGAAGGCGTCATTTCCAGACGCGCGTTATTTCTGAAGCGACTGACTCGCGCGCCGGGTCCTGACGTCACGACGCGCGCCAGTAGTTGGAAGTGGAGCGTGGTGTGTCAGTGAGCATGGGGAAAGATAGATTCTTCATTTTTGGACGCAGGGGTGCTTACTATTGCCTGTCTCATAGGTTACAGATGAATCAGTCTGGCTCTGGGAGAGGAGTGCAGCCAAAAGTTTCTAGGTAAGCAGATGATAACTGAGTTGTTATATGAGAGAGATTGGAAGGCTGATAGTGCTTGTTTCTTTCCTGTTTAGCCTCTCTGCCTCTACCGAAGCACAGAAGGTGGAAAGTCAGCAAGCAAGAAAGCAGCCGGTAGTGGAACAAACCTTAACGACTGAGCCTCAAACTTCTTCAGCGCCCCAATTGGATGCTTTAGTGTCCCTAAAAAAGCGTGCATTGGGTAGAGGAAGCATCTTCCTCGGACAGGAGGCCTAAGAGATCTCGGGAAGTGCTGTATGAGTCCATTTCGGAGGATGAATATTATGATCCTGCGGATGTCCAGTCAGATTtatcagaggaaggagaaaatcTCTCTGAGGATAAGTCTGCCTTTGATTTCTCAACAATAGAAGGTCTAGTGAAGGCAGTAAGAAAGACATTAAGTCTAACGGAGGAGACCCCAAAGAGTTCTTCGGCGGACAAATTGTTTCCATCTGTGAAGAAACGTTTGTCTACTTTTCTGGTTCATGGCTCAATTAAATTAATTAGCTCAGagtggaaaaagacagaaaagagaGTGGTTATTCAGtggaaatttgcaaaaaaactacCCTACCTGTTGACGATGCGGGTGCATTTAGAGATCTGATGGAGAAGCGGATGGAGTTTGATCTAAAGAAAGCATTTGTCTCTGCCGGAGCATCTTGCAGGCCTGCAGTTGTGCTTACTTCAACTTCTAGGGCAATGAAGATCTGGTTTAATAATCTAGAAGATGCTATTTCTTTAAATGTGAAGAGATCAGTTTTGCGAGATATGATGTCTGATCTGAAAATAGCTACTGATTTCGTGGCAGAAGCCTCCATCGATTTTGTCCGTTTGGCGGCGAGGTTGATGGCCCTTTCGGTGGCATCTAGGAGGACATTATGGCTAAAGTCCTGGTCAGCAGACACTGCCTCCAAAACCAATTCATGTCAGTTGCCCTTTGAAGGAGACAGATTGTTTGGTGAAAGTCTGGATTCGATTATTAAAAAGGTGTCCGGGGGGAAAAGTGTTTTTCTCCCGCAGGAGAGAGAATTCAGATGTCAAGGGTCTAGAGCAGAATTTTCGGAATTCAAGACAATACAGACCTGGTAGGTCCCAGAGTAGACAGTCCCCATGGAGATCTTCTAGGCGGGAGCCACGGCAGCCGGCAAAGAAGGCAACTGTCTGATATCATTGTGTTCTGTCAGGTAGAACACAATGATATCAGGCCGGCTCGAGCCTGTGCAGTAGGAGCGCGTCTGGCACTCTTTGAAGAGGTTTGGGCCGAGAATATTCGGGATCATTGGGTTCTAGAGATTATAAAAGAAGGTTATCAACTGGAATTTTCCAGGGTCCCAAGACACGATGTGTATCGAGTTTCTTTGGTTCCGAAGGTTCAaggggcaaaataaatatttcaggaaTACGTGGAACAGTTGCTAGAAACTGGTGCTGTGGAACCAGTACCTCGGGAGCAACAAAAGAGAGGATTTTACTCCAAACTCTTCCTAGTCAAAAAATCCTCAGGGGCGTTCAGACCGGTGTTGGATCTTCTGCCCTTAAATCAGTTCGTACATTgcagaaaattcaaaatggaatccctgGCATCCATAATCGCAGCGGTTCCTCCTCGGGCATGGTTAGTAAATCTTGATCTCAAAGATGCATACTTCCATGTTCCAGTGTACAGTCCACACTGAAAAAACCTTGTGTTCCAGGAGCAGCATGAGCAGTTCACTTGCCTCCCGTTCGGCCTGTTTACCTCTCCAAGGACTTTCTCAAAGGTCTAAGTGACAGTAATAGCCTTCTTGAGAGTGGAGGGAGTTCCAGCCTTTCattatttggatgatatcctgCTGGTATCCAACTCAGAGGGAGATGTTGTAAGAAAAAGAGACAGAAGCTGTTGCAATTCTGCAACATTTCGGTTTCCGTGATAAACTGGCAGAAAAGTCATCTAATGCCAATTTAGAAGATAATTTTCCTGGGAGCCAGTTTGGACAGTCTTCAAAGGACAGTGTCTCTTCCAGAGCAGAAAGTCTCGCACATCAAAGACCGATTGAAGTCTTTTCAACGACTCGCCAGAGTGACAGTCAAGGATTATATGTCACTCCTGGGACCATTCAGATGGTACGATGGGCGAGGTGGCACATGAGACCCATTCAGATCTGTTTTCTGAGATCGGGGACCACCAATCCCATGAATCTTAAGAAACTCCTTCATATTCCAAAACATGTGATGGCGAGCTTAAACTGGTGGCTGGTTCCGGGGAACCTGACCAGAGGAATGCTGTTAACCAAGCCAGACTACATCACGATTACAACAGACACCTCTCAAGTAGGCTGGGGAGCCATGTTGGACGATCTGTCAGACCAAGGGAAGTGGGAAGTCTCATCTTCATTCCAATATATTGGAGTTGAGGGCAATAAAGATGGctctatttgcatttttagagagGATAACACAAAAGTGGATAAAAATCCGGTCAGACAATGCCACGGCTGTGGTCTATGTACAAAGACAAGGAGGCACCAAAAGTGCTCGGTTGATAGAAGAGCTGTCAACGATCATGTCATGGGTGGAGATAAACTTCAGAGGTTTAGTAGCCTTTTATGTGCCAGGCAAGATGAATGTGCAGGCAGATTTCCTGAGCAGGAATGCCTTGGAGCCTGGAGAGTGGTCTCTGAATCTCTCTGTGTTCCAGACCATTGGCAATCCAGAGATAGACCTCATGGCCTCGGATCACAACCACAAGTGCAGGAGGTTCTTTTCAAGGTACCCACTGGAGAGGGATGGTCGGTTATGTCTTTCCACCCTTTCCATTAATTTGGAGGGTGTTGAAGAAAATAGACAAAGAAGGGACACAAGTGATAGCAATAATTCCATTTTGGCCCAGGCGTCCCTGGTTTCCGCTTTTGAGGCAGATGTCAGTGGAGCCTCCAATGAAACTACCGACTGTGAAAGATCTACTGATGCAGGGTCCAGTTTCCTTTCAAGAGGTGTTCCACTTGTCGTTGAGGGCGTGGAAGTTGAAAGGCAGAGGTTCTCAGATATGGGCCTCGAGAAAGACCTGATAGAATTACTATTGAAATCTAGGAAACCCTCGACATCAATCAGTATTATCGTGTCTGGTAATGTTTTGTCAAGTTTGCGGAAGATAGAGGATTTAATCCCAGATGTCCTTGTGCGTCGGAATTGGTGCAGTTTCTCTATGCTGGGTACCAAAGGAAGCTGTGTCAGTACCTTGAGAGGACAAGTTTCGGCACTTTCGGAATTAACTGAAAGGTCATGGGCTGAGGTTCCCTTAGTCATCCGCTTATTTAATGCACTGAAGAGAGTGTGTCCAGTGAGACGACTAAGAATGCCTCCCTGGGATTTGCCTTTGGTCCTGAAGGTTTTAACGGCAGTTCCTTTTGAACCTTTAGAAGAAGCTTCGGATTGGCATGTTACTTTAAAATCTTTATTCCTGGTGACGATCACTTCAGCTTGCAGGGTTGGGGAAATTCATTCTCTCTCGGCAAAGGAACCTGATACGATTTTGTTTCCTGACAAAGTTGTCTTGAGACCAGCATTTGAATTTCTTCCAAAGGTTGTGTCACAATTTCAAATAGATTTGGAGATAACCTTACCCTCCTGTTCGAATCCAAAAACAGAGCGTGAGCGGCAGTGGCATACGTTGGACCTAGTTCGAATAATCTCACATTATCTGACCCGTACACAGTCGTGGAGGAGATAGGAAAGACTCTTTGTCACTCCAAGAGGCCCTAGAAGAGGTTGTGCTCCATCTAAAGCCACTATTAGTCGATGGATCATTGATTGCATAGTGTTCGCCTATCACAAGACGGGCAGAGAGGTACCTAGAGACTTGAAGGCTCACTCTACTAGAGCACTGGCTGCTTCCTGGGCGGCGGAGGCCAGAGCGCTGCCAGATGTAATTTGTAAGGCTGCAAGATGGACCTCCTTACATACGTTTGTCAAACATTATAAGttgaatgtttttctttcccAAGAAGCTAAATTTGGGAGAAAGGTTTTGCAGGCTGTGTTGCattcataataaatattaagCATCAGTTGTTATCCCTCCCTTCTTATGGGCTTTGGAAATTCTCATGTTGGTGATGAGCTGCCATGGCTTGGGAAAtagagatatttgtattacttcccgtaatttctatttccaagtcacctaccatggcagcactcaccaacttccctcccttctgaAGCTAGAAAACATAGACAAGGTAGGGGCGGTGTAGAGCAGATGATATAGGGTGTtggagttaaccctttcctgtccagtgacctgaggggcggtgagtgctgccatggtaggtgacttggaaatagaaattacggtaagtaataaaaaattctCTATTCCTGAAtgtatgaaatatgtttttttcataatcatTTAAGATTTAACATGTTTTGCAGCTGGTCGACTTCCACTGGAAAATTGGAATGGCTGTGAGTTCTGATAGTTGTCGGTCTCTGAACCATCCTTATGTTACCGTAGAGTTAAAAGTGGCAGATTATTCTGGACAGATTACAAGTAAAATTTTGGAGTTGACCATTCCAGAGTTTAAGGTTTGTACAGATCCATTTTTATGCTTGGACTAGTGCATTATACTCCTTTAAATACAGAAGGAATGAGCTGAGAACAGTAGTGTTCAAAAACCTCcactttctgctgcctcctttcccaggctgtgcaggggagccagcagcacgtaacacactgcactgtaggataggaaccaatttgcatctaggcagaaatgaaagggaactgaagcctgtctcccacccctcatttaaacaTGGGCAGTGACTGTAGCAGATATGTAGGGAGCTCAAGCAAAGGGACCAATGATCAAACTGAATTTGGCAccatatagtatttattattgcctacaaaattgaGGGGGGGTCAATTATGCTAAGACTTGTAGAtgtttcttgaagatgtttcatagGAAACTTTTCAATGAACTTTATAGCATTctctgtactatttttttttttttttaaatcttaacaCCTTGCCTCATTCAAAGGCTATGACCCTCCCCTCCATAAAGAGTTCACACTAGTCTAGCGGTCAGTGTGAGGATTTAACAGGCGGGATAAACCATTTCTCCAGTCTATTGGAGGCAGGATTAACCTGTTTCCTATAAAATTAGAAACATTACAGTTATTTTAGTCTCAAAAAAGACTGAACAATGAAGTGCTATCATTTTTCTATGTAGAGTACTTAAAGGGTCAAAATACACCTTTCTAACATGAGCTAATTCAAGAGGGCTTTTACCGAACATACTTTGTCTATTCTATTAAttaatatatctacagtatatggggTTTGATATCTCTTGTGCTAAAaaagaatatgaagccagtttcatTTAGTACTTCCTGGTCCTGTAACGCACAGGAAGGGCTGCTATAACAACATTGTAATTACTAGCactaatgagggaatgtaattaaaagttgcaggcgttatttaaaatggtgcCTTTgtgaatgttaaaggagaaggaaaccccctgggcgcaaaaaccctcccccctcccctgggttgcttccccttcctcctcccccctggcctacctgtcccgctgggcaaatacccctaacttgttacttacccctctgggcaggtccagtccacggagttcacagacaccatctttttccacgcgatcttcttcctgctttgaccgtcGTTTTGGCGCATATGCAGtgggagcatttcgccggtacggatctactgtgcatgcgccaaaagtcacaaagttttccgattcgtgacttttggcgcatgcgcagtagatccgtaccggcaaaatgctcctactgcgcatgcgccgtcaaagcaggaagaagatcgcttggaagaagatggcgtctgtgaactccgtagactggacctgtgcagaagggtaagtaacaagttaggggcatatgCCCatcgggacaggtaggccaggggggaggagggaggggggcaacacaggggaggggggagggtttttgcgcccaggggtttccttctcctttaagtactgctcgcaatgtaaaatcagtcgctGGCATATTACATTGAGCAttttcactaagcaaaggtttagtgtCAACACCTGCTctagagttttgttaaatattttgtctctaCAATTACTTTGTGTTTGTTAAAATTACATATGCTGCAAATGTTCAGAAAAGctatttgtttgcaaactttgcgatga
Proteins encoded:
- the LOC108709773 gene encoding uncharacterized protein LOC108709773, with amino-acid sequence MALFAFLERITQKWIKIRSDNATAVVYVQRQGGTKSARLIEELSTIMSWVEINFRGLVAFYVPGKMNVQADFLSRNALEPGEWSLNLSVFQTIGNPEIDLMASDHNHKCRRFFSRYPLERDGRLCLSTLSINLEGVEENRQRRDTSDSNNSILAQASLVSAFEADVSGASNETTDCERSTDAGSSFLSRGVPLVVEGVEVERQRFSDMGLEKDLIELLLKSRKPSTSISIIVSGNVLSSLRKIEDLIPDVLVRRNWCSFSMLGTKGSCVSTLRGQVSALSELTERSWAEVPLVIRLFNALKRVCPVRRLRMPPWDLPLVLKVLTAVPFEPLEEASDWHVTLKSLFLVTITSACRVGEIHSLSAKEPDTILFPDKVVLRPAFEFLPKVVSQFQIDLEITLPSCSNPKTERERQWHTLDLVRIISHYLTRTQSWRR